One part of the Suncus etruscus isolate mSunEtr1 chromosome 2, mSunEtr1.pri.cur, whole genome shotgun sequence genome encodes these proteins:
- the LOC126001277 gene encoding 28S ribosomal protein S18b, mitochondrial-like, with protein sequence MAASMLSRQLSRLSVISPFKGTYGVQVTHKNLCTKAPPEEDTSHEVPISPYQDEPWKYLDSEEYQERYGSNPVWANYRRNHKGGIPQQRTRKMCIRKNKVAGNPCPICRDHKLHVDFRNVKLLEQFICAHTGIIFHAPYTGVCMKQHKKLTQAIQKARDHGLLSYHIPQVEPRDLDFSTSHGAVSTTPPAPALVSGDPWYPWYAWTQPPERELSRLRRLYQGHLREESGPPPEKMPQLPVTPSAEASTPEQTSSQSTP encoded by the coding sequence ATGGCGGCCTCCATGTTGAGTAGGCAACTGAGCCGCCTTTCTGTTATTTCGCCCTTCAAAGGGACCTACGGAGTTCAGGTTACCCACAAGAATCTCTGTACCAAAGCCCCTCCTGAGGAAGATACTTCACATGAGGTTCCCATTTCCCCTTATCAAGATGAACCCTGGAAATACCTGGATTCAGAAGAATACCAGGAACGCTATGGATCTAATCCAGTATGGGCCAACTACCGACGCAACCACAAAGGTGGAATACCTCAACAGAGGACCCGAAAGATGTGTATTCGAAAAAATAAGGTTGCTGGGAACCCTTGCCCCATCTGCAGGGATCACAAGCTGCACGTCGACTTTAGGAACGTGAAGCTCTTGGAACAATTCATCTGCGCCCACACTGGTATCATTTTCCATGCTCCTTATACAGGAGTCTGTATGAAGCAACACAAGAAGTTGACGCAGGCCATCCAGAAAGCCAGAGATCATGGTCTCCTCAGTTACCACATTCCTCAGGTTGAACCCCGGGACCTTGACTTCAGTACCTCTCATGGAGCTGTTAGTACTACTCCACCAGCACCCGCACTGGTTTCAGGTGACCCTTGGTACCCTTGGTATGCCTGGACACAGCCACCAGAGAGAGAGCTGTCCCGCCTTCGTCGGCTCTATCAGGGTCATCTCCGAGAGGAGAGTGGGCCCCCTCCTGAGAAAATGCCACAGTTGCCTGTCACACCCTCAGCTGAAGCTTCTACCCCTGAGCAGACAAGTTCCCAAAGTACTCCTTAA